The following proteins come from a genomic window of Trifolium pratense cultivar HEN17-A07 linkage group LG4, ARS_RC_1.1, whole genome shotgun sequence:
- the LOC123923851 gene encoding putative disease resistance protein RGA4 isoform X1, whose protein sequence is MADLIVSTVNRSIIGSFRIIGRIYGVDLEKFKNDVESIKAMLHDAEDNQEKDEHIRNWIRAVKDHVLHPADNLLDEFLIEDMRYKMETHKSNAIQVYHSSFRNQIVFRSKMVSKIGRIQKKINELRIFPMVYRVRARNHAVVEQMKHPDLAKKDVVVEQNISETREACSFVFKSLDTIGREDDKKKIISLLKQPHGDQHDSVIAIVGIGGIGKTTLAQLVYNDGEVTKFFEKNMWVCVSDNFNVKTIVKKMLESLINSKIDDKLSADNLHNMLRDNLTGKRYLLVLDDVSNESYEKWAQLRTYLMCGAKDSKIVVTTRSINVATTMGVSVPYILKGLTIDESWNLLKNIITNGDETEGVNQTLELIGKKIAEMCKGVPLAIRTTGVLLQGKNEEKEWFLILHDDMLNIHEDNIMSVLKLSYKNLSPQLKLCFAYCSLYPKGWQIEKDELIQLWMAQGYLEFSGEHDSMEDIGNQFVMTFLKKLFFEDAKMDDDGHVYSFKMHDLMHDLAMYAADGDCCYLDSETKGLVRSPVHVSLKPKAVHLLDSLDRSRLRTLILLSSDEEEELKRDELFVISNFKYLRVLKLSYSCLSMLSESIGKLKHLRYLNLSRCTGLGSLFKSISIIVLLQTLILMPDEKVEFSTMAISKLINLRHLQISDWEASKVKNPDGFEKLSMQLYKGLISLPRLYKGMNFSNWLFPLSNIVEISLFLCGSFRYLPPLESHRFLKSLHISHLEELEYIYYEEALPVTFFPSLESLTIWFCGKLKGWWRVLDDFNHPNSSRHISLPPFPRLSQLSIIGCQMLTQMPTFPNLESRLELFDSSGETLEATLNMVASECPNDSPPLSMLKSLHIDGMGLDLEKVPKDWIQNLTSLQHLQINWFSCEIFQEISVWFKDNHNCLPSLQKLAFHNCEDLEALPDWICNLSSLMHLSMYDCINLASLPEGMLCLSNLQTLEIIGCPILIEECETQTSKVSTRIAHIPKIILK, encoded by the exons ATGGCTGATTTGATTGTATCCACCGTTAACAG GTCGATTATCGGATCCTTTCGTATAATTGGACGGATTTATGGTGTTGATTTGGAAAAGTTTAAGAATGACGTTGAATCCATCAAAGCTATGCTCCATGATGCCGAAGACAACCAAGAAAAAGATGAGCATATACGAAATTGGATAAGAGCAGTCAAAGATCATGTACTTCATCCTGCTGATAACTTGCTTGATGAATTTCTTATTGAGGATATGAGATACAAAATGGAAACTCATAAGAGCAATGCGATACAGGTTTATCATTCCTCATTTCGAAACCAAATTGTTTTTCGCAGTAAAATGGTTAGTAAGATTGGAAGaatacaaaagaaaattaatgagCTCCGGATATTTCCGATGGTGTATCGTGTTCGAGCTAGAAATCATGCGGTGGTTGAACAAATGAAGCATCCTGATCTAGCTAAAAAGGATGTGGTGGTTGAACAAAATATAAGCGAAACGAGGGAAGCTTGTTCTTTCGTGTTCAAATCATTAGATACCATTGGAAGAGAAGATGATAAAAAGAAGATTATAAGCTTGTTGAAGCAACCACATGGAGATCAACATGACTCTGTGATTGCTATTGTTGGGATTGGTGGTATCGGAAAGACAACTCTTGCTCAGTTGGTATACAATGATGGTGAAGTAACTAAGTTTTTTGAAAAGAATATGTGGGTATGTGTCTCTGATAACTTCAATGTCAAAACTATTGTGAAGAAAATGTTGGAGTCATTAATCAATAGCAAAATTGATGATAAGTTATCAGCGGACAACTTGCATAATATGCTTCGTGATAATTTAACTGGTAAGAGATACTTGTTAGTCCTAGATGACGTTTCGAATGAGAGTTATGAAAAATGGGCTCAATTGAGGACTTATTTGATGTGTGGTGCTAAAGACAGTAAGATTGTAGTGACAACTCGTAGTATAAATGTGGCAACAACAATGGGTGTAAGTGTGCCCTACATTTTGAAGGGTTTGACTATCGATGAATCTTGGAATCTGTTGAAGAACATCATTACAAATGGAGATGAGACCGAAGGAGtgaatcaaactcttgaattaattGGCAAGAAGATAGCAGAAATGTGCAAAGGTGTTCCACTAGCAATAAGAACAACGGGAGTCCTACTACAAggtaaaaatgaagaaaaggaaTGGTTTCTTATTCTACATGATGACATGTTGAATATACATGAAGATAACATCATGTCAGTGTTGAAACTGAGTTACAAAAATTtatcgccacaattgaaactaTGTTTTGCTTACTGCTCTTTATATCCTAAGGGTTGGCAAATAGAGAAGGATGAGTTGATTCAATTGTGGATGGCACAAGGTTATCTCGAATTTTCAGGTGAACATGATTCCATGGAAGACATCGGCAACCAATTCGTGATGACTTTCTTGAAGAAGTTATTTTTTGAAGACGCAAAAATGGATGATGATGGTCATGTTTATAGTTTCAAAATGCATGATTTAATGCATGATCTCGCAATGTACGCAGCCGATGGTGATTGTTGTTATTTGGATAGTGAGACAAAAGGACTTGTAAGAAGTCCTGTGCATGTATCATTGAAACCCAAAGCAGTTCACTTGTTGGACTCATTAGATAGAAGCAGGCTACGGACTTTGATTTTGCTGTCTTCTGACGAGGAGGAAGAATTGAAAAGGGATGAATTGTTtgttatttcaaatttcaaatacttGCGTGTCTTGAAGCTTTCATATTCATGTTTAAGCATGTTGTCTGAGTCAATTGGAAAATTGAAACATTTAAGATATCTTAACTTATCTCGCTGTACAGGATTGGGGAGTCTTTTCAAATCCATTAGTATTATTGTCTTGTTACAAACACTAATATTGATGCCGGatgaaaaagttgaattttctACAATGGCTATCTCAAAACTAATCAATTTAAGACACCTTCAGATCTCTGATTGGGAAGCCTCTAAAGTTAAGAATCCAGATGGATTTGAAAAGTTGAGCATGCAGCTATACAAAGGTCTGATTTCTCTCCCACGGCTGTACAAGGGTATGAATTTTTCCAACTGGCTTTTTCCACTCTCAAATATTGTCgaaatttctttgtttttgtgtgGAAGTTTTCGGTATCTCCCGCCATTGGAAAGTCACCGATTCCTTAAGTCACTTCATATAAGTCACCTTGAAGAACTAGAGTACATATATTATGAAGAGGCTCTTCCTGTAACATTCTTTCCATCTTTGGAGAGCCTCACTATTTGGTTTTGTGGAAAGTTAAAGGGATGGTGGAGGGTGTTAGATGATTTTAATCATCCTAACTCTTCACGTCATATCTCTCTGCCTCCCTTTCCCCGTCTTTCTCAATTATCAATCATAGGATGTCAGATGTTGACTCAAATGCCTACGTTTCCAAACCTCGAGAGCAGGTTGGAATTGTTTGATAGTAGTGGGGAAACATTGGAAGCAACACTAAACATGGTAGCATCAGAATGTCCGAATGACTCCCCTCCTCTTTCCATGCTCAAATCCTTGCACATTGATGGAATGGGTTTGGATTTGGAAAAAGTCCCGAAGGATTGGATACAAAATCTTACTTCTCTCCAGCATCTTCAAATTAATTGGTTTAGTTGTGAAATATTTCAAGAAATCAGTGTTTGGTTTAAGGACAACCACAACTGCCTTCCTTCCCTGCAAAAACTTGCCTTTCATAATTGTGAAGACCTAGAGGCTTTGCCAGATTGGATATGCAACCTCTCATCACTTATGCATCTCTCGATGTATGATTGCATAAATTTGGCATCACTGCCTGAAGGAATGCTTTGTCTTAGCAACTTACAGACCTTGGAAATCATCGGTTGCCCCATCTTAATTGAAGAATGCGAGACACAAACAAGTAAAGTTTCAACCAGAATAGCTCAcataccaaaaataattttgaagtGA
- the LOC123923851 gene encoding putative disease resistance protein RGA4 isoform X2 translates to MADLIVSTVNRSIIGSFRIIGRIYGVDLEKFKNDVESIKAMLHDAEDNQEKDEHIRNWIRAVKDHVLHPADNLLDEFLIEDMRYKMETHKSNAIQVYHSSFRNQIVFRSKMVSKIGRIQKKINELRIFPMKHPDLAKKDVVVEQNISETREACSFVFKSLDTIGREDDKKKIISLLKQPHGDQHDSVIAIVGIGGIGKTTLAQLVYNDGEVTKFFEKNMWVCVSDNFNVKTIVKKMLESLINSKIDDKLSADNLHNMLRDNLTGKRYLLVLDDVSNESYEKWAQLRTYLMCGAKDSKIVVTTRSINVATTMGVSVPYILKGLTIDESWNLLKNIITNGDETEGVNQTLELIGKKIAEMCKGVPLAIRTTGVLLQGKNEEKEWFLILHDDMLNIHEDNIMSVLKLSYKNLSPQLKLCFAYCSLYPKGWQIEKDELIQLWMAQGYLEFSGEHDSMEDIGNQFVMTFLKKLFFEDAKMDDDGHVYSFKMHDLMHDLAMYAADGDCCYLDSETKGLVRSPVHVSLKPKAVHLLDSLDRSRLRTLILLSSDEEEELKRDELFVISNFKYLRVLKLSYSCLSMLSESIGKLKHLRYLNLSRCTGLGSLFKSISIIVLLQTLILMPDEKVEFSTMAISKLINLRHLQISDWEASKVKNPDGFEKLSMQLYKGLISLPRLYKGMNFSNWLFPLSNIVEISLFLCGSFRYLPPLESHRFLKSLHISHLEELEYIYYEEALPVTFFPSLESLTIWFCGKLKGWWRVLDDFNHPNSSRHISLPPFPRLSQLSIIGCQMLTQMPTFPNLESRLELFDSSGETLEATLNMVASECPNDSPPLSMLKSLHIDGMGLDLEKVPKDWIQNLTSLQHLQINWFSCEIFQEISVWFKDNHNCLPSLQKLAFHNCEDLEALPDWICNLSSLMHLSMYDCINLASLPEGMLCLSNLQTLEIIGCPILIEECETQTSKVSTRIAHIPKIILK, encoded by the exons ATGGCTGATTTGATTGTATCCACCGTTAACAG GTCGATTATCGGATCCTTTCGTATAATTGGACGGATTTATGGTGTTGATTTGGAAAAGTTTAAGAATGACGTTGAATCCATCAAAGCTATGCTCCATGATGCCGAAGACAACCAAGAAAAAGATGAGCATATACGAAATTGGATAAGAGCAGTCAAAGATCATGTACTTCATCCTGCTGATAACTTGCTTGATGAATTTCTTATTGAGGATATGAGATACAAAATGGAAACTCATAAGAGCAATGCGATACAGGTTTATCATTCCTCATTTCGAAACCAAATTGTTTTTCGCAGTAAAATGGTTAGTAAGATTGGAAGaatacaaaagaaaattaatgagCTCCGGATATTTCCGATG AAGCATCCTGATCTAGCTAAAAAGGATGTGGTGGTTGAACAAAATATAAGCGAAACGAGGGAAGCTTGTTCTTTCGTGTTCAAATCATTAGATACCATTGGAAGAGAAGATGATAAAAAGAAGATTATAAGCTTGTTGAAGCAACCACATGGAGATCAACATGACTCTGTGATTGCTATTGTTGGGATTGGTGGTATCGGAAAGACAACTCTTGCTCAGTTGGTATACAATGATGGTGAAGTAACTAAGTTTTTTGAAAAGAATATGTGGGTATGTGTCTCTGATAACTTCAATGTCAAAACTATTGTGAAGAAAATGTTGGAGTCATTAATCAATAGCAAAATTGATGATAAGTTATCAGCGGACAACTTGCATAATATGCTTCGTGATAATTTAACTGGTAAGAGATACTTGTTAGTCCTAGATGACGTTTCGAATGAGAGTTATGAAAAATGGGCTCAATTGAGGACTTATTTGATGTGTGGTGCTAAAGACAGTAAGATTGTAGTGACAACTCGTAGTATAAATGTGGCAACAACAATGGGTGTAAGTGTGCCCTACATTTTGAAGGGTTTGACTATCGATGAATCTTGGAATCTGTTGAAGAACATCATTACAAATGGAGATGAGACCGAAGGAGtgaatcaaactcttgaattaattGGCAAGAAGATAGCAGAAATGTGCAAAGGTGTTCCACTAGCAATAAGAACAACGGGAGTCCTACTACAAggtaaaaatgaagaaaaggaaTGGTTTCTTATTCTACATGATGACATGTTGAATATACATGAAGATAACATCATGTCAGTGTTGAAACTGAGTTACAAAAATTtatcgccacaattgaaactaTGTTTTGCTTACTGCTCTTTATATCCTAAGGGTTGGCAAATAGAGAAGGATGAGTTGATTCAATTGTGGATGGCACAAGGTTATCTCGAATTTTCAGGTGAACATGATTCCATGGAAGACATCGGCAACCAATTCGTGATGACTTTCTTGAAGAAGTTATTTTTTGAAGACGCAAAAATGGATGATGATGGTCATGTTTATAGTTTCAAAATGCATGATTTAATGCATGATCTCGCAATGTACGCAGCCGATGGTGATTGTTGTTATTTGGATAGTGAGACAAAAGGACTTGTAAGAAGTCCTGTGCATGTATCATTGAAACCCAAAGCAGTTCACTTGTTGGACTCATTAGATAGAAGCAGGCTACGGACTTTGATTTTGCTGTCTTCTGACGAGGAGGAAGAATTGAAAAGGGATGAATTGTTtgttatttcaaatttcaaatacttGCGTGTCTTGAAGCTTTCATATTCATGTTTAAGCATGTTGTCTGAGTCAATTGGAAAATTGAAACATTTAAGATATCTTAACTTATCTCGCTGTACAGGATTGGGGAGTCTTTTCAAATCCATTAGTATTATTGTCTTGTTACAAACACTAATATTGATGCCGGatgaaaaagttgaattttctACAATGGCTATCTCAAAACTAATCAATTTAAGACACCTTCAGATCTCTGATTGGGAAGCCTCTAAAGTTAAGAATCCAGATGGATTTGAAAAGTTGAGCATGCAGCTATACAAAGGTCTGATTTCTCTCCCACGGCTGTACAAGGGTATGAATTTTTCCAACTGGCTTTTTCCACTCTCAAATATTGTCgaaatttctttgtttttgtgtgGAAGTTTTCGGTATCTCCCGCCATTGGAAAGTCACCGATTCCTTAAGTCACTTCATATAAGTCACCTTGAAGAACTAGAGTACATATATTATGAAGAGGCTCTTCCTGTAACATTCTTTCCATCTTTGGAGAGCCTCACTATTTGGTTTTGTGGAAAGTTAAAGGGATGGTGGAGGGTGTTAGATGATTTTAATCATCCTAACTCTTCACGTCATATCTCTCTGCCTCCCTTTCCCCGTCTTTCTCAATTATCAATCATAGGATGTCAGATGTTGACTCAAATGCCTACGTTTCCAAACCTCGAGAGCAGGTTGGAATTGTTTGATAGTAGTGGGGAAACATTGGAAGCAACACTAAACATGGTAGCATCAGAATGTCCGAATGACTCCCCTCCTCTTTCCATGCTCAAATCCTTGCACATTGATGGAATGGGTTTGGATTTGGAAAAAGTCCCGAAGGATTGGATACAAAATCTTACTTCTCTCCAGCATCTTCAAATTAATTGGTTTAGTTGTGAAATATTTCAAGAAATCAGTGTTTGGTTTAAGGACAACCACAACTGCCTTCCTTCCCTGCAAAAACTTGCCTTTCATAATTGTGAAGACCTAGAGGCTTTGCCAGATTGGATATGCAACCTCTCATCACTTATGCATCTCTCGATGTATGATTGCATAAATTTGGCATCACTGCCTGAAGGAATGCTTTGTCTTAGCAACTTACAGACCTTGGAAATCATCGGTTGCCCCATCTTAATTGAAGAATGCGAGACACAAACAAGTAAAGTTTCAACCAGAATAGCTCAcataccaaaaataattttgaagtGA